In Jatrophihabitans sp., the following are encoded in one genomic region:
- a CDS encoding DUF2520 domain-containing protein produces MIQSGDAPRLRVAVVGVGRVGSVLGAALSRAGHRVVAGTGVSAESQRRAARLLPGVPLTPADEAVAQADLVLLTVPDSELAGLIQGLASTGAWQVGQLAVHTSGASGVAVFDPAVSAGVVGMALHPVMTFAGRPEDLQRLDGAAFGVTAPEEFRPVAETLVLELGGEPVWVPEAARPGYHAALSMGSNHLVTLVNDSRDVLAAAGVEDPTRLLAPLLAAALDNSLRLADEALTGPVSRGDRGTLEAHIRALRGTAYLQPYLAMALRTMQRAHAAGRLSRLQCADLLEGIEHAEDEGR; encoded by the coding sequence GTGATCCAATCCGGTGACGCCCCGCGGTTGCGGGTTGCCGTCGTGGGAGTCGGTCGAGTCGGATCGGTGCTCGGAGCGGCGCTCAGCCGGGCCGGGCATCGGGTGGTGGCCGGCACCGGCGTGAGCGCCGAGTCCCAGCGGCGCGCTGCCAGGTTGCTGCCCGGCGTGCCGCTGACGCCCGCGGACGAGGCAGTGGCCCAGGCGGATCTGGTGCTGCTGACCGTCCCGGACAGCGAGCTGGCCGGGCTGATCCAGGGCCTGGCCTCGACCGGCGCCTGGCAGGTCGGCCAGCTGGCGGTGCACACCTCCGGCGCCAGCGGCGTCGCGGTCTTCGACCCGGCGGTCAGCGCCGGGGTGGTCGGCATGGCGCTGCACCCGGTGATGACCTTCGCCGGGCGTCCGGAGGACCTTCAGCGCCTGGACGGCGCCGCCTTCGGTGTCACCGCTCCGGAGGAGTTCCGTCCGGTCGCCGAGACCCTGGTGCTCGAACTCGGCGGCGAACCGGTCTGGGTGCCCGAGGCCGCCCGGCCGGGTTATCACGCCGCGCTGTCGATGGGCTCCAACCATCTGGTGACGCTGGTGAACGACTCCCGCGACGTGCTGGCCGCGGCCGGCGTCGAGGATCCGACCCGGTTGCTGGCTCCGCTGCTGGCCGCCGCGCTGGACAACTCGCTGAGGTTGGCCGACGAGGCGCTGACCGGCCCGGTGTCCCGCGGTGACCGCGGCACCCTCGAGGCTCACATCCGTGCCTTGCGGGGCACCGCCTACCTGCAGCCCTACCTGGCGATGGCGTTGCGCACCATGCAGCGGGCGCACGCCGCCGGCCGGCTCAGCCGGCTGCAGTGCGCCGATCTGCTCGAAGGCATCGAGCATGCCGAAGATGAGGGCCGTTGA
- the panC gene encoding pantoate--beta-alanine ligase has protein sequence MTRLVRTRAELAAVRARLAAELGPDATVGLVPTMGALHAGHQALFDAARAGCDAVVASIFVNPMQFSQAADLERYPRRLEADLALCERHGVQVVWAPEITEVYPDGPVRVWVTAGELADQLEGPNRPGHFDGVLTVVTKLFAAVRPDLAYFGEKDYQQLILIQQMVRDLGPAVQVVAVPTVREPDGLALSSRNVLLSPSERADARILSAALAAGRDAGGPASAVLAAACQVLGTAEGVDVEYLELRDPELGPAPVTGPARLLVAARVGSVRLIDNVAVELGR, from the coding sequence TTGACCCGACTGGTCCGTACCCGCGCCGAGCTGGCCGCCGTCCGGGCACGGTTGGCCGCCGAACTCGGGCCGGACGCCACTGTGGGCCTGGTGCCGACGATGGGGGCTCTGCACGCCGGGCACCAGGCACTCTTCGACGCCGCCCGGGCCGGCTGCGACGCGGTGGTGGCCAGTATCTTCGTCAACCCGATGCAGTTCTCCCAGGCCGCTGACCTGGAACGCTATCCGCGCCGGCTGGAGGCGGACCTGGCGCTGTGCGAGCGGCACGGGGTCCAGGTGGTGTGGGCTCCGGAGATCACCGAGGTCTATCCCGACGGCCCGGTCCGGGTCTGGGTCACCGCCGGCGAACTGGCCGACCAGCTCGAAGGCCCGAACCGGCCAGGTCACTTCGACGGCGTGCTGACCGTGGTGACCAAGCTGTTCGCCGCCGTCCGGCCGGACCTTGCCTACTTCGGCGAGAAGGACTACCAGCAGCTGATCCTGATCCAACAGATGGTGCGCGATCTGGGCCCGGCGGTCCAGGTGGTGGCGGTGCCCACCGTCCGCGAGCCGGACGGCCTGGCGCTGTCGAGCCGCAATGTCCTGCTCTCGCCGTCCGAACGGGCCGACGCCCGGATTCTCAGCGCCGCGCTGGCAGCCGGCCGGGACGCCGGCGGGCCCGCCTCGGCGGTGCTGGCGGCCGCCTGTCAGGTGCTGGGCACTGCCGAAGGAGTGGACGTGGAATATCTCGAACTGCGTGACCCCGAGTTGGGGCCCGCGCCGGTGACCGGCCCGGCCCGGCTGCTGGTCGCGGCCCGGGTCGGCTCCGTCCGGCTGATCGACAACGTCGCCGTGGAGCTGGGTCGATGA
- a CDS encoding L-aspartate oxidase — MNLPQRLLAPAPGWIVETDVVVVGSGIAGLTTALRIAAGLTTDPAGSGLRVLVVTKDVLAAGSTRWAQGGIAAALGPDDTAEAHLRDTLVAGVGICDVDAVRVLVDEGPQAVRELIELGTRFDRSSSGELSLTREGGHHADRIAHAGGDATGAEIERALVSAVLAEPRIEVIEHALVLDLLPTATGGVGAVTLHVMGEGQLDGVGAVRARAFVLATGGIGQVYAATTNPSVSTGDGVAAALRAGAVIRDLEFVQFHPTVLWLGGSAAGQQPLVSEAVRGEGAVLLDAQGTRFMQGQHELADLAPRDVVAKAILRRMRETGAEHVWLDARHFGAEKWRVRFPTILATLTSLGLDPVSQLIPVAPACHYASGGIATDLTGRTSVAGLYACGEAACTGVHGANRLASNSLLEGLVFGRRIAADVLSSVPAGAPLLDLGIDVRGNGIAAAGIRRSLQHEMSADAGVIRDAAGLRRATGSLQKLAAQRSSEPGTESWEATNLLTVASALVAAASRRLETRGAHWREDHPERDDQNWCGHLDLRLGPDGTISTDYVATSQPTSRHTRTGA; from the coding sequence ATGAACCTGCCTCAGCGGCTGCTGGCCCCGGCGCCGGGCTGGATCGTCGAGACCGACGTGGTGGTGGTCGGCTCCGGAATCGCCGGGCTCACCACCGCACTGCGGATCGCCGCCGGGTTGACCACCGACCCGGCCGGCTCGGGCCTGCGGGTGCTGGTGGTGACCAAGGACGTGCTGGCGGCCGGCTCGACCCGCTGGGCGCAAGGCGGTATCGCCGCCGCGCTGGGCCCCGATGACACCGCTGAGGCGCACCTGCGGGACACCCTGGTGGCCGGCGTCGGCATCTGTGACGTCGACGCGGTCCGGGTGCTGGTCGACGAGGGCCCGCAGGCGGTCCGAGAACTGATCGAGCTCGGCACCCGGTTCGACCGATCCAGCAGCGGCGAGCTCTCGCTGACCCGGGAGGGCGGGCACCACGCCGATCGGATCGCCCATGCCGGCGGTGACGCCACCGGCGCCGAGATCGAGCGGGCGCTGGTCTCGGCGGTGCTGGCCGAGCCCCGCATCGAGGTGATCGAGCACGCCCTGGTGCTGGATCTGCTGCCCACCGCGACCGGCGGCGTCGGAGCGGTCACCCTGCACGTGATGGGCGAAGGGCAGCTGGACGGGGTGGGCGCGGTCCGGGCCCGGGCCTTCGTGCTGGCCACCGGCGGCATCGGGCAGGTGTATGCCGCCACCACCAACCCGTCGGTCTCCACCGGCGACGGGGTGGCGGCGGCGTTGCGGGCCGGGGCGGTGATCCGGGACCTGGAGTTCGTGCAGTTCCACCCGACGGTGCTGTGGCTCGGCGGCAGCGCGGCCGGTCAGCAGCCACTGGTCAGCGAGGCGGTGCGCGGCGAGGGCGCGGTGCTGCTCGACGCGCAGGGCACCAGGTTTATGCAGGGCCAGCACGAGCTGGCCGACCTGGCCCCGCGCGACGTGGTGGCCAAGGCGATCCTGCGCCGGATGCGCGAGACCGGGGCCGAGCATGTCTGGTTGGACGCGCGGCATTTCGGGGCGGAGAAGTGGCGGGTCCGGTTTCCCACCATCCTGGCCACGCTGACCTCGCTGGGGCTGGACCCGGTGAGCCAGCTGATCCCGGTCGCACCGGCCTGCCATTACGCCTCCGGTGGCATCGCCACCGACCTGACCGGCCGCACCTCGGTGGCCGGGCTGTACGCCTGCGGCGAGGCCGCCTGCACCGGGGTGCACGGCGCGAACCGGCTGGCTTCGAACTCGCTGCTGGAAGGCCTGGTCTTCGGCCGGCGGATCGCGGCCGACGTGCTGAGCAGCGTGCCGGCCGGCGCGCCGCTGCTCGACCTGGGCATCGACGTGCGCGGCAACGGCATCGCCGCGGCCGGGATCCGGCGGTCGCTGCAGCACGAGATGTCGGCCGACGCCGGGGTGATCCGCGACGCCGCGGGCCTGCGCCGGGCTACCGGCAGCCTGCAGAAGCTGGCCGCGCAGCGCAGCAGCGAGCCGGGCACCGAGTCGTGGGAGGCCACCAACCTGCTGACGGTGGCCAGCGCCCTGGTGGCCGCCGCCAGCCGGCGGCTGGAGACCCGGGGCGCGCACTGGCGCGAGGATCACCCCGAGCGCGATGACCAGAACTGGTGCGGCCACCTGGATCTGCGGCTCGGGCCGGACGGCACCATCTCCACCGACTACGTTGCGACCAGTCAACCCACCAGCCGACACACGAGGACCGGGGCATGA
- the nadC gene encoding carboxylating nicotinate-nucleotide diphosphorylase has product MSHSIDPAILRALDTAGLSAAMVAELVDRALAEDLADGPDVTTAAIIGSAQVGQARAVPREAGVVAGLAVAGYVFAVVGQGRVQVRTATTDGSIVRPGDVLLSASGPVRDLLTAERTALNLLTHLSGVATLTRIWTDVIRGSGASIRDTRKTMPGLRALEKYAVRCGGGVNHRMSLSDAALIKDNHIAAAGSVSRAFELVRAAAPELPVEVEVDTVAQCEEAIRAGAELILLDNMNLAEIRSCVAMAADTGGRVKLEASGGLSLQVAAAVAGTGVDYLAVGALTHSAPVLDIGLDLSLDPSPDLSSDPSLGPASPAPGGAGAEG; this is encoded by the coding sequence ATGAGCCACTCGATCGATCCCGCGATACTGCGGGCCCTGGACACCGCCGGCCTGAGCGCGGCGATGGTGGCCGAACTGGTGGACCGGGCGCTTGCCGAAGACCTGGCCGACGGCCCCGATGTCACCACGGCGGCCATCATCGGCAGCGCCCAGGTGGGCCAGGCCCGGGCGGTGCCGCGCGAGGCCGGGGTGGTAGCCGGCCTGGCGGTGGCGGGCTACGTCTTCGCGGTGGTGGGTCAGGGCCGGGTGCAGGTGCGGACGGCGACGACGGACGGCAGCATCGTGCGTCCCGGTGACGTGCTGCTCAGCGCGTCCGGGCCGGTCCGGGACCTGCTCACCGCGGAGCGGACGGCGTTGAACCTGCTCACCCACCTGTCCGGGGTGGCCACCCTGACCCGGATCTGGACCGACGTCATCCGGGGGTCGGGCGCCAGCATCCGCGACACCCGCAAGACCATGCCGGGCCTGCGCGCGCTGGAGAAGTACGCGGTGCGTTGCGGCGGTGGCGTCAACCACCGGATGTCGCTGTCGGACGCCGCGCTGATCAAGGACAACCACATCGCGGCGGCCGGCTCGGTGAGCAGGGCCTTCGAGCTGGTCCGGGCGGCCGCTCCGGAGCTGCCGGTGGAGGTCGAAGTCGACACCGTGGCCCAGTGCGAGGAGGCCATCCGGGCCGGCGCCGAGCTGATCCTGCTCGACAACATGAACCTGGCGGAGATCAGGAGTTGCGTGGCGATGGCCGCCGACACCGGTGGCCGGGTCAAGCTCGAGGCCTCCGGCGGGTTGAGCCTGCAGGTGGCCGCGGCGGTGGCGGGAACGGGCGTGGACTACCTCGCGGTGGGCGCGCTGACCCATTCGGCGCCGGTGCTCGACATCGGACTGGACCTGAGCCTGGACCCGAGCCCGGACCTGAGCTCTGACCCGAGCCTGGGCCCGGCCTCGCCGGCGCCGGGCGGCGCGGGGGCTGAAGGCTGA
- a CDS encoding type III pantothenate kinase, with product MLLAIDIGNTNTVLGVFEGERLVHAWRVKTDARNTADELMLTFTGLLQDVPVTAISGCSTVPAALRELRAMLSRYWPGVPTVLVEPGIKTGVALLFDNPKEVGADRIVNTLAAFHLVNGPAIVVDFGTSTNFDVVSGKGEFLGGALAPGIEISLDALAARAAQLRKVELVAPRSPIGKNTVEALQSGILYGFAGQVDGLVRRIAATLVPEAPGSVEVIATGGLASLVVEHAETVNRHEPDLTLLGLRLIFERNQ from the coding sequence ATGTTGCTGGCCATCGACATCGGCAACACCAACACCGTCCTCGGCGTTTTCGAGGGCGAGCGGCTGGTGCACGCGTGGCGGGTCAAGACCGATGCCCGCAACACCGCCGACGAGCTGATGCTCACCTTCACCGGCCTGTTGCAGGACGTGCCGGTGACCGCGATCTCGGGCTGCTCCACGGTGCCGGCCGCGCTGCGCGAGCTGCGGGCGATGCTCAGCCGGTACTGGCCCGGCGTGCCGACCGTGCTGGTCGAACCAGGTATCAAGACCGGGGTCGCGCTGCTGTTCGACAACCCCAAGGAGGTCGGGGCGGACCGGATCGTCAACACCCTGGCCGCCTTTCACCTGGTGAACGGCCCGGCCATCGTGGTGGACTTCGGCACGTCCACCAACTTCGACGTGGTCAGCGGCAAGGGCGAGTTCCTCGGCGGGGCGCTGGCTCCGGGGATCGAGATCTCGCTGGACGCCCTCGCCGCCCGGGCCGCCCAGTTGCGCAAGGTCGAGTTGGTGGCGCCCCGGTCCCCGATCGGCAAGAACACCGTCGAGGCCCTGCAGTCGGGCATCCTCTACGGCTTCGCCGGCCAGGTCGACGGCCTGGTCAGGCGGATCGCGGCCACCCTGGTCCCCGAGGCGCCGGGCTCGGTCGAGGTGATCGCCACCGGCGGCCTGGCTTCGCTGGTGGTCGAGCACGCCGAAACCGTCAACCGGCACGAGCCTGACCTGACCCTGCTGGGGCTCCGGCTGATCTTCGAACGCAACCAGTGA
- a CDS encoding class I SAM-dependent methyltransferase, which yields MTGGAQQGQELPDSVLARSFGSEAARYDQVRPSYPEAAIQLVLGGLRNARADGRPPRVLDLGAGTGKLTASLVGRQVEVVAVEPDRQMLAVLASRLPQARALAGSAERIPLRDGSVDAIVVGQAFHWFHRPAADHELARVLRPGGVVGLLWNLPDRSVEWVPKLYRASRKSEQPWSEAFDQLDGGLFTELEQASVPSEHLLPGPGGLRDLVHTWSWVITRTEAERDAIDHRLRILISQYAELQAPVVAFPQRTEVLWQYRR from the coding sequence ATGACCGGCGGGGCGCAGCAGGGGCAGGAGCTGCCCGATTCGGTGCTCGCCCGTTCCTTCGGATCCGAGGCCGCCCGCTATGACCAGGTGCGACCGTCCTACCCGGAGGCGGCGATCCAGCTGGTGCTCGGCGGACTGCGAAATGCCCGCGCCGACGGCCGGCCGCCGCGCGTCCTGGACCTTGGCGCCGGCACCGGCAAGCTGACCGCCTCGCTGGTCGGCCGGCAGGTCGAGGTGGTGGCGGTCGAGCCGGACCGGCAGATGCTGGCAGTGCTCGCCTCGCGGTTGCCGCAGGCCCGCGCGCTGGCCGGCTCGGCCGAGCGCATCCCCCTTCGGGACGGCTCGGTCGACGCGATCGTGGTCGGCCAGGCCTTTCACTGGTTCCACCGCCCGGCCGCCGATCACGAGCTTGCGCGGGTGCTGCGTCCCGGTGGCGTTGTCGGCCTGCTCTGGAACCTGCCCGACCGCAGCGTGGAGTGGGTGCCCAAGCTCTACCGGGCAAGCAGGAAGAGCGAGCAGCCATGGTCGGAGGCCTTCGACCAGCTCGACGGCGGGCTGTTCACCGAACTGGAGCAGGCGTCGGTGCCCTCGGAGCACCTGCTGCCCGGCCCCGGCGGCCTGCGCGACCTGGTCCACACCTGGAGCTGGGTGATCACCCGCACCGAGGCCGAGCGGGACGCCATCGACCACCGGCTACGCATCCTGATCAGCCAGTACGCCGAGTTGCAGGCCCCGGTGGTGGCGTTCCCGCAGCGCACCGAGGTGCTCTGGCAGTACCGGCGCTGA
- the lysS gene encoding lysine--tRNA ligase, with translation MTDSSTAADANDDLPEQVRIRREKYDRLMAEPDRAPFPATVARTHTLAQIRQAYPDLPAGAETGQTVGVTGRVIFVRNTGKLCFATLREAGIELQIMLSADRIGPEALAAWKSDVDLGDQVFVTGEVISSRRGELSVLAVAWRMTAKALRPLPVAHKPMSEETRVRQRYVDLIVRSDARRMVMIRAQVLASIRSSLNQRGFIEVETPILQSVHGGAAARPFHTHLNAFDQPMSLRIALELYLKRAVVGGIDRVFEIGKTFRNEGIDSTHSAEFTMLEAYEAYGDYKSVAEWTRAIILDAAMAVGIDSPRTADGIDINLVTEWRWASIYDLVSAAVEESVTPDSDNCRLRELAASRNVALKPEWASGEIVLELYEKLVEHTLIQPTFVCDYPRSVRPLARQHRSDPRLAEAWDLVIGGVEIAPGYTELADPVEQRRVLVEQSRAAAAGDPEAMELDEDFLQALEYGMPPTGGMGLGIDRLIAMLTGKGIRETILFPLLKPL, from the coding sequence GTGACCGATTCCAGTACCGCCGCCGATGCCAACGACGATCTGCCCGAGCAGGTCAGGATCCGGCGGGAGAAGTACGACCGGTTGATGGCCGAGCCGGACCGGGCGCCTTTTCCGGCGACGGTGGCCCGCACGCACACGCTGGCGCAGATCCGGCAGGCGTATCCGGACCTGCCGGCCGGCGCCGAGACCGGCCAGACGGTCGGCGTGACCGGTCGGGTGATCTTCGTCCGCAATACCGGCAAGCTCTGTTTCGCGACTTTGCGCGAGGCCGGTATCGAACTGCAGATCATGCTTTCGGCCGACCGGATCGGACCGGAGGCGCTTGCCGCCTGGAAATCCGACGTCGACCTGGGCGATCAGGTATTCGTCACCGGTGAGGTCATCTCCTCGCGCCGGGGTGAACTGTCGGTGCTGGCCGTCGCTTGGCGGATGACTGCAAAGGCATTGCGTCCGCTGCCGGTGGCGCACAAGCCGATGAGTGAAGAGACCAGGGTCCGGCAACGCTATGTGGATCTGATCGTGCGATCCGACGCCCGCCGGATGGTGATGATCCGCGCTCAGGTGCTTGCCTCGATCCGCAGCTCGCTGAACCAGCGCGGATTTATCGAGGTCGAGACGCCGATTCTGCAGTCCGTGCACGGCGGGGCGGCAGCACGGCCATTTCACACCCACCTCAATGCATTCGACCAGCCGATGTCGCTTCGAATCGCGCTCGAGTTATATCTGAAGCGCGCCGTCGTGGGCGGAATCGATCGTGTTTTCGAAATCGGCAAGACCTTCCGCAACGAAGGGATCGACTCCACCCATTCGGCGGAATTCACCATGCTCGAGGCGTATGAGGCCTACGGCGATTACAAGTCGGTCGCCGAGTGGACCCGCGCCATCATTCTCGATGCCGCTATGGCGGTCGGCATAGATTCACCCCGGACCGCTGACGGCATCGATATCAATCTCGTTACGGAGTGGCGGTGGGCGTCAATCTATGATTTAGTGTCCGCCGCCGTCGAGGAATCTGTCACTCCGGACTCCGACAACTGCCGACTCCGGGAGCTGGCAGCTTCGCGAAATGTCGCGCTCAAGCCGGAGTGGGCTTCTGGTGAGATAGTTCTGGAGTTATACGAGAAGCTGGTGGAACACACCTTAATTCAACCGACGTTCGTCTGTGACTATCCGCGGTCTGTCCGGCCGCTGGCAAGGCAGCACCGATCGGATCCCCGGCTTGCCGAAGCGTGGGACCTGGTCATCGGCGGCGTCGAGATCGCGCCCGGCTACACCGAATTAGCTGATCCTGTCGAGCAACGGCGCGTGCTCGTGGAGCAATCGCGGGCGGCTGCCGCGGGTGATCCCGAAGCCATGGAGCTGGACGAGGACTTCTTGCAGGCGCTGGAATACGGCATGCCACCGACTGGCGGAATGGGCCTCGGCATCGATCGGTTGATCGCTATGCTGACCGGCAAGGGAATTAGAGAAACCATCTTATTCCCGCTTCTCAAGCCGCTGTAG
- a CDS encoding Lsr2 family protein, with product MAQKIQVLLVDDLDGGTATETVAFGLDGSGYEIDLSSENADKLREVLAPFVGHARRASRTTTVRPGTPGRPGRSGARIDREQTQAIREWARKNGHKVSERGRIPASIFDAYNSSH from the coding sequence ATGGCCCAGAAGATCCAAGTTCTACTTGTCGATGACCTAGATGGTGGAACTGCCACCGAGACTGTCGCTTTCGGCCTCGACGGTTCTGGGTACGAGATCGATCTCTCCTCCGAGAATGCCGACAAATTGCGCGAGGTTTTGGCGCCATTTGTTGGCCATGCCCGTCGTGCCTCGCGCACTACCACGGTCAGGCCGGGTACGCCAGGCCGTCCGGGCCGTAGTGGAGCTCGTATCGACCGCGAACAAACGCAGGCTATTCGGGAATGGGCGCGCAAGAACGGTCACAAGGTTTCTGAGCGCGGTCGCATCCCGGCCAGCATCTTCGACGCTTACAACTCCTCTCACTAA